A DNA window from Ictalurus furcatus strain D&B chromosome 22, Billie_1.0, whole genome shotgun sequence contains the following coding sequences:
- the golph3a gene encoding Golgi phosphoprotein 3, which yields MSSLTQRSSGLVQRRTEASRSAVDKDKSAGGEDDEHRRDEQEDDDTGDSKETRLTLMEEVLLLGLKDREGYTSFWNDCISSGLRGCMLIELALRGRLQLEACGMRRKSLLTRKVICKSDAPTGDVLLDEALKHIKETQPPETVQSWIELLSGETWNPLKLHYQLRNVRERLAKNLVEKGVLTTEKQNFLLFDMTTHPLTNSNIKQRLIKKVQEAVLDKWVNDPQRMDKRLLALIFLAHSSDVLENAFAPLLDEQYDLAMKRVRQLLDLEPEGESMKSNANELLWAVVAAFTK from the exons ATGAGTTCGTTGACTCAGCGGAGTTCGGGCCTCGTGCAGAGGCGCACCGAGGCCTCGCGCAGCGCCGTCGACAAAGACAAGAGCGCGGGCGGAGAGGACGACGAGCACCGCCGAGACGAACAGGAGGACGACGACACCGGCGACTCCAAAGAAACCCGACTGACCCTCATGGAGGAAGTGCTACTTCTGGGCTTGAAAGACCGCGAG GGCTACACTTCTTTCTGGAATGACTGCATATCTTCAGGGCTTCGCGGCTGCATGCTCATCGAGCTCGCCTTACGAGGGAGGTTGCAGCTGGAGGCCTGTGGCATGAGAAGAAAAAGCCTCCTCACCAGAAAG GTCATATGTAAATCTGATGCTCCTACTGGTGACGTGCTCCTGGATGAAgctctgaaacacattaaagaGACCCAGCCACCAGAGACGGTACAGAGCTGGATCGAGCTCCTTAGTG GTGAGACCTGGAACCCGCTGAAGCTCCATTACCAGCTGCGTAATGTGCGTGAACGCCTCGCCAAGAACCTGGTGGAGAAGGGCGTGCTCACCACAGAGAAGCAAAACTTCCTGCTGTTCGACATGACGACACACCCGCTCACCAACAGCAACATCAAACAGCGCCTCATCAAGAAGGTACAGGAAGCCGTACTGGACAAGTGGGTGAACGACCCACAGCGCATGGACAAGCGTCTACTGGCGCTCATCTTCCTGGCTCATTCGTCCGACGTGCTGGAAAACGCGTTTGCACCGCTGCTGGACGAGCAGTACGACCTGGCCATGAAGAGGGTGCGGCAGCTGCTCGACCTCGAGCCTGAGGGCGAGAGCATGAAGAGTAACGCCAACGAGCTGCTCTGGGCTGTTGTAGCTGCCTTCACCAAATGA